The proteins below are encoded in one region of Hordeum vulgare subsp. vulgare chromosome 3H, MorexV3_pseudomolecules_assembly, whole genome shotgun sequence:
- the LOC123441201 gene encoding soluble inorganic pyrophosphatase 4-like: MAPPLEVAAKEPSTNGNGNGNGTTAAPKTTSKAPALNERILSSISRRSVAAHPWHDLEIGPEAPTIFNCVIEIPKGSKVKYELDKKTGLIKVDRVLYSSVVYPHNYGFIPRTLCDDSDPIDVLVIMQEPVVPGCFLRAKAIGLMPMIDQGEADDKIIAVCADDPEYRHFNDIKELPPHRLAEIRRFFEDYKKNENKEVAVNDFLPSEDAYEAIQHSMDLYATYICEGLRR; encoded by the exons ATGGCGCCCCCGCTGGAAGTCGCCGCCAAGGAGCCATCcaccaacggcaacggcaacggcaacgggacAACGGCGGCCCCGAAGACCACCAGCAAGGCCCCGGCGCTGAACGAGCGCATCCTGTCGTCGATCTCTCGCCGGTCGGTGGCCGCCCACCCGTGGCACGACCTTGAGATCGGCCCCGAGGCGCCGACCATCTTCAACTGCGTGATCGAGATCCCCAAGGGGAGCAAGGTCAAGTACGAGCTGGACAAGAAGACTGGGCTCATCAAGGTGGACCGTGTGCTCTACTCCTCCGTCGTCTACCCGCACAACTACGGCTTCATCCCGCGCACCCTCTGCGACGACTCCGACCCCATCGACGTCCTCGTCATCATGCAGGAGCCCGTCGTTCCCGGGTGCTTCCTCAGGGCAAAGGCCATCGGGCTCATGCCCATGATTGACCAGGGCGAGGCCGACGACAAGATCATCGCCGTCTGCGCCGACGACCCCGAGTACCGCCACTTCAACGACATCAAGGAGCTCCCGCCCCACCGCCTCGCAGAGATCAGACGCTTCTTCGAGGACT ACAAGAAGAACGAGAACAAGGAGGTGGCCGTCAACGACTTCCTGCCGTCGGAGGACGCATACGAGGCCATCCAGCACTCCAT GGATCTCTATGCCACCTACATTTGCGAGGGCCTGAGAAGGTAG